In Micromonospora cremea, the genomic window TACTTCTGCCTCGCCGGGCAGCCGCCGTTCGACGGTGACAACCCGCTCGCGGTGGCGCTGCGGCACGCCCAGGACGAGCCGGCGCCGCTGCCGTCGGACACCCCACCGGCGGTGGTGGCGGTCGTCGCGCGGGCGCTGGCCAAGCGGCCGGCGGACCGGTTCGCCAGCGCCGCCGAGCTGGCCGGCGCCGCCGCCGACGCCCGCGACGCGACCCTGGCGAGAATTCCGCCGGCCGATCGCCCGCCGTGGGCGGTGGCCGCCCCCACCCCGCCCGTACCGAGCCCCGCCCCGGCCGCGCCGGCCGTCGCGCGGCCCGTACCGAGCCCCGCCCCGCCGGCCCCGGCTGTCGCGCGGCCCATTCCAACCCCCGCACCGCCGGCCGCGCCGGCGCCACCGCCATCGGCCCTGCGTTCCCCGGCGGGCTTCGAGGCCGGACCGGCGACCGGGCCGACCCGGGAGGACCCGCTCCGCAGAGCCCCGTCCGGGCGGCGGCGGGGGGTGCTCATCGGGGCCGCCGCGGTCGTCCTCGTGGCGCTGGTCGCCGTGGCCGTCGCGGCGCTGCAGCCGGACGCGCGGCCTGGTGGATCCGATCAGCCGCCGGCCCTCGCCGGCGGGTCGGCCTCGGCGCCGGACGTCCCGCTGCCGACCGGGGACGCGGCCACCCCGGGGCCCCGACCCAGCGGTACGCCGGGCGCCAGCCGGACCGGCGCCGCCGGCCCGACCGAGGCCGGCGGTCCGACCGAGGCCGCCGGCCAGCCCGGAGCGCCGACCAGCGGCGCCCCGGTTCCACGCACCACCGCGCCGGGCAGCACGCCGACCGCGGCCGCCACCGGCAAGCCGACGTCCAGCGGCAGCCCGGCGGGGCGGCCCAACCCGTACACGGCGACTCAGGTGTGCGGCAGTGGCTACCAGGTGGTCGACTCGGCGACGCTGACCGGCGGCGACGGTCGCCGGCGGGGCCGGGTCTACCTGCTGTACCACTCGGGCACCGGCAACAACTGCGTGGTCACGCTCAAGGACACCGCGGTCGGCACGAAGTCGGCGGCGTCGGCGTACCTGGAGGTGCAGGGGCGGGCCCGCAGCACCGACAGCGGGTCCTTCGACTACTACGCCGGGCCGGTGCGGGCCGGCGCCGCCGCGACGTGCGTGAAATGGGGTGGCGCCACGGGCGGGGTCAGCTACGGCAGCGGATTCGAGCACTGCGACTGACCAGACCGCGACCGCCGGGCCGGCAGGCAGCGGGACGCCGGGCGGCCTTAAGGTACGGGCATGTCCGTTGACGGGTGGAACACGGTCCTGGTGCTCGGCGGTATCCGGTCCGGCAAGTCCGAGTTCGCCGAGTCCC contains:
- a CDS encoding serine/threonine-protein kinase is translated as MLTRGVLLGDRYRLGERVATGGMGAVWRGTDVLLEREVAVKVLLPSLVADPEFTARFRAEAQMLAALRHPGVVAVHDVGQATLADGSRVDYLVMEYVEGEPLSARVRVAGRLDPATTMSVLAQAADALHTAHLAGIVHRDVKPGNLLVKADGRVVLVDFGIARSRSMAGLTAANMVLGTASYMSPEQATGQPVSPATDVYALGAVAYFCLAGQPPFDGDNPLAVALRHAQDEPAPLPSDTPPAVVAVVARALAKRPADRFASAAELAGAAADARDATLARIPPADRPPWAVAAPTPPVPSPAPAAPAVARPVPSPAPPAPAVARPIPTPAPPAAPAPPPSALRSPAGFEAGPATGPTREDPLRRAPSGRRRGVLIGAAAVVLVALVAVAVAALQPDARPGGSDQPPALAGGSASAPDVPLPTGDAATPGPRPSGTPGASRTGAAGPTEAGGPTEAAGQPGAPTSGAPVPRTTAPGSTPTAAATGKPTSSGSPAGRPNPYTATQVCGSGYQVVDSATLTGGDGRRRGRVYLLYHSGTGNNCVVTLKDTAVGTKSAASAYLEVQGRARSTDSGSFDYYAGPVRAGAAATCVKWGGATGGVSYGSGFEHCD